A stretch of the Brevundimonas sp. MF30-B genome encodes the following:
- a CDS encoding aldo/keto reductase, with amino-acid sequence MQQRILGPSGLSTAPLVFGGNVFGWTADRETSFRLLDAFVDAGFNAIDTADAYSRWVPGHDGGESETIIGEWLKARGRHNDVLILTKVGSDMGQGHNDLSAAWIERAVEESLRRLQTDVIDLYQAHWPDPRTPQQETLRAFDRLVQAGKVRAIGVSNHDAAQTAEALAISEREGLAAYATLQPHYNLYSRDTFEGPLQDLAVERGLGVITYFSLEAGFLTGKYQSADQVAGTAREGMLIDKFDERGLRILAALKAVADRNEATPAQVSLAWLLTRPAVTAPIVSATSVDQLADTLKAASLTLSDDDLAELTEASED; translated from the coding sequence ATGCAACAGCGCATCCTCGGTCCAAGCGGCCTCTCGACGGCGCCCCTGGTGTTCGGCGGAAATGTGTTTGGCTGGACGGCCGACCGTGAAACCAGCTTCCGCCTCTTGGACGCGTTCGTCGACGCGGGCTTCAACGCCATCGACACCGCCGACGCCTATTCCCGCTGGGTCCCAGGCCACGACGGCGGCGAGAGCGAGACAATCATCGGCGAGTGGCTGAAGGCGCGCGGGCGACACAACGACGTCCTGATCCTGACCAAGGTCGGCTCCGACATGGGCCAGGGCCACAATGACCTCTCTGCCGCCTGGATCGAACGCGCCGTCGAGGAGAGTCTGCGGCGGCTGCAGACCGACGTCATCGACCTGTATCAGGCTCACTGGCCTGATCCGCGGACGCCGCAGCAAGAGACCCTGCGGGCCTTCGACCGCCTGGTTCAGGCCGGCAAGGTGCGCGCGATCGGCGTGTCCAACCATGATGCCGCCCAGACCGCCGAAGCCCTGGCGATATCGGAGCGCGAAGGCCTGGCCGCCTATGCGACGCTACAGCCCCACTACAACCTCTACAGCCGCGACACCTTCGAGGGTCCGCTGCAGGACCTGGCCGTCGAGCGAGGTCTGGGCGTCATAACCTATTTCAGCCTCGAGGCCGGCTTCCTGACGGGCAAGTATCAGAGCGCCGACCAGGTCGCAGGCACGGCGCGCGAAGGCATGCTGATCGACAAGTTCGACGAACGCGGCCTGCGCATCCTGGCTGCGCTCAAGGCGGTGGCCGACCGCAACGAAGCCACCCCGGCCCAAGTCTCGCTGGCCTGGCTGCTGACTCGTCCGGCCGTGACCGCGCCCATCGTCAGCGCGACCTCGGTGGACCAGCTTGCCGATACGCTGAAGGCGGCGTCGCTGACGCTGTCAGACGACGACCTGGCCGAACTGACCGAGGCGTCGGAGGACTGA
- a CDS encoding PAS domain-containing protein, whose amino-acid sequence MNETSPPPEWTEDQRLAALRAYDIVETDAEAAFDDITRLIAQICDAPIAVISFLEAHRQWFKSEVGLGVSETPLEVSFCAKALLQNDNLVVSDATQDERFVCNPLVTGDMNLRFYAGVLLRTAEGLPIGTLCVLDRQPRPQGLTALQQTALETLASQVMTQLELRRALTAKRHSDDAARRALAAVNSVGAWEWDIKSDRITADAAFAALYGMDAAQAAVGAPLEAFTAAIHPEDLDRVSAEIASAVAGAGDFVSEYRVIPGPDQMRWVLARGEVYRDQAGEPAYFPGLVIDITDRKKVEADLADIAAALGESEARFRAIADSMPQMVWSTRPDGFHDYYNARWYEFTGAPAGSTDGEGWNDMFHPEDQQRARTLWGHSLSTGEPYEIEYRLRHHSGVYRWTLGRAMAIRNADGEITRWFGTCTDIDDLKRMEQGKELLSQELSHRIKNIFAVVSALIALSARQHPEATAFAKALRTRVTALARAHEFVRPHTESSRPTVGTMTLHAFLEDLFRPYAEEDGRPRVMIGGEDAVFDDQAATSVALLFHELATNAAKYGALSLDAGRVTLNTRRVGDRFLLEWTETGGPPLDAAPSRAGFGSSLARVSVEGQLGGRLEQRWLREGLCVVADLPSTALSRRRAAERAL is encoded by the coding sequence GTGAACGAAACATCGCCCCCGCCAGAGTGGACCGAGGATCAGCGTCTCGCGGCCCTGAGGGCCTATGACATCGTTGAAACGGACGCCGAGGCCGCGTTTGACGACATCACGCGGCTGATCGCCCAGATCTGCGATGCGCCGATCGCCGTGATCAGCTTCCTCGAGGCCCATCGGCAGTGGTTCAAGTCCGAAGTGGGCCTGGGGGTCAGCGAGACGCCGCTGGAGGTGTCGTTCTGCGCCAAGGCCTTGCTGCAGAACGACAATCTGGTCGTGTCCGATGCGACGCAGGACGAGCGGTTCGTCTGCAACCCCCTGGTCACCGGCGACATGAACCTGCGTTTCTACGCCGGCGTTCTGTTGCGCACCGCCGAAGGCCTGCCGATCGGCACCCTGTGCGTGCTGGACAGACAGCCCCGCCCTCAAGGCCTTACGGCGTTGCAGCAGACCGCGCTCGAGACCTTGGCCAGTCAGGTGATGACTCAGCTTGAGCTTCGCCGCGCGCTGACGGCGAAGCGCCATAGCGACGATGCGGCGCGCCGGGCTCTGGCGGCCGTCAACTCCGTCGGCGCCTGGGAGTGGGACATCAAGAGCGACCGCATAACCGCGGACGCCGCCTTCGCCGCCCTCTACGGCATGGACGCCGCTCAGGCCGCTGTCGGCGCCCCGTTGGAAGCGTTCACGGCCGCGATCCATCCAGAAGACCTGGATCGGGTGTCCGCCGAGATCGCTTCGGCGGTAGCGGGCGCAGGCGACTTCGTCAGCGAATACCGCGTCATCCCCGGTCCCGACCAAATGCGCTGGGTCCTGGCGAGAGGCGAAGTCTATAGGGATCAAGCCGGCGAGCCCGCCTACTTTCCGGGCCTCGTCATCGACATCACAGACCGGAAGAAGGTCGAAGCCGATCTGGCGGACATCGCGGCGGCCCTGGGAGAAAGCGAGGCGCGCTTCCGGGCCATCGCCGACTCCATGCCGCAGATGGTGTGGTCGACGCGCCCCGACGGCTTCCACGACTACTACAATGCGCGCTGGTACGAATTCACCGGCGCGCCGGCAGGGTCTACGGACGGCGAGGGCTGGAACGACATGTTCCATCCCGAGGATCAGCAGCGCGCCCGCACGCTTTGGGGCCATTCGCTGAGCACCGGCGAGCCGTACGAGATCGAGTATCGGCTGCGCCACCATTCGGGCGTCTATCGCTGGACGCTGGGTCGGGCCATGGCCATCCGCAACGCGGATGGCGAGATCACCCGCTGGTTCGGCACCTGCACCGACATCGACGATCTGAAGCGGATGGAGCAGGGCAAGGAGCTGCTCAGCCAGGAGTTGAGCCACCGCATCAAGAACATCTTTGCGGTCGTATCGGCGCTGATCGCTCTGTCCGCGCGCCAGCACCCCGAGGCGACCGCCTTCGCCAAGGCCCTGCGCACCCGGGTCACGGCGCTTGCGCGCGCCCACGAATTCGTGCGGCCCCACACCGAAAGCTCGCGCCCGACTGTCGGAACCATGACGCTGCACGCCTTCCTGGAGGACCTTTTCCGTCCCTATGCGGAAGAAGACGGAAGGCCGCGTGTTATGATCGGGGGAGAGGACGCGGTCTTTGACGACCAAGCCGCCACCTCGGTGGCGCTTCTGTTCCACGAACTGGCGACCAATGCGGCCAAGTACGGCGCGTTGAGCCTGGACGCGGGCCGGGTGACCCTGAATACGCGCCGCGTCGGCGATCGCTTCCTGCTTGAATGGACTGAAACCGGCGGCCCGCCGCTCGACGCCGCGCCATCGCGAGCAGGGTTCGGCTCGTCGCTGGCCCGAGTATCGGTCGAGGGTCAGTTGGGCGGACGGCTGGAACAACGCTGGCTCCGCGAGGGTTTGTGCGTCGTGGCCGATCTCCCGTCCACCGCGCTGTCTCGCCGCCGCGCCGCCGAAAGGGCGCTGTGA
- a CDS encoding cell wall hydrolase produces the protein MAASSAPRPEIDRTVEAVSRLTQGDLTPRGLARITARMDPAQRALALRHDPLQRTPALQDLKPGWESLGLAGKPSLDPGATGLDAQRMNAAMPNARGALRPAPPFVLKASADARRRALRCLTQAVYYEAALEPGPGQEAVAQVVLNRVRDPNYANSVCGVVFEGAERSTGCQFSFTCDGSLSQAPVKWAWDRAQIVAERALNGHVAAHVGTATHYHADYVHPWWAPTLAKITQVGAHIFYRWKGVAGETAAFRQAYAGREPVIDEARFARPRLIQAVAPSDAGAAVAETAGLRQVEIDGQTRVVGVASLGGRRLPSREEVAAINERLSALETTPEPVATPPAAPPPGAVAMAVEEVGRPAA, from the coding sequence ATGGCTGCGAGCTCCGCACCCCGTCCAGAGATTGATCGCACGGTGGAGGCCGTGTCCAGGCTGACGCAAGGCGATCTGACGCCGCGCGGACTGGCTCGGATCACCGCGCGCATGGACCCGGCTCAACGCGCCTTGGCGCTCCGGCACGACCCGCTCCAGAGAACGCCCGCCCTGCAGGATTTGAAGCCGGGGTGGGAGAGCCTGGGTCTGGCCGGCAAGCCGTCGCTCGACCCCGGCGCCACCGGCCTGGACGCGCAACGGATGAACGCCGCCATGCCGAATGCGCGTGGCGCCCTGCGCCCCGCGCCGCCGTTCGTGCTCAAGGCTTCGGCCGACGCCCGGCGTCGCGCGCTGCGCTGTCTCACCCAGGCCGTCTACTATGAGGCGGCGCTGGAGCCTGGCCCCGGTCAGGAGGCCGTGGCCCAGGTCGTGCTGAACCGCGTTCGCGATCCCAATTACGCCAATTCGGTCTGCGGGGTCGTGTTCGAAGGCGCGGAGCGCTCGACCGGCTGTCAGTTCAGCTTCACCTGCGACGGCTCGCTGTCGCAGGCGCCGGTGAAATGGGCCTGGGACCGGGCGCAGATCGTCGCCGAGCGCGCCCTGAATGGTCACGTGGCGGCCCATGTTGGCACGGCGACCCACTATCACGCCGACTATGTGCATCCCTGGTGGGCGCCGACCCTGGCCAAGATCACCCAGGTCGGGGCGCATATCTTCTATCGCTGGAAGGGCGTCGCCGGCGAGACGGCGGCCTTCCGCCAAGCCTACGCCGGCCGCGAGCCGGTCATCGACGAGGCCCGGTTTGCGCGCCCTCGCCTCATCCAGGCTGTCGCCCCATCCGACGCCGGCGCAGCCGTTGCAGAGACGGCCGGCCTGCGCCAGGTTGAGATCGACGGCCAGACACGCGTAGTCGGCGTCGCCAGCCTCGGCGGACGGCGACTGCCCAGTCGTGAAGAGGTCGCGGCCATAAACGAGCGGCTGAGCGCTTTGGAGACAACGCCTGAGCCGGTAGCGACGCCTCCCGCCGCTCCCCCGCCAGGCGCGGTCGCCATGGCCGTCGAGGAGGTCGGGCGGCCCGCCGCCTGA
- a CDS encoding Dps family protein, giving the protein MNAKIDTGLDKTERGEAAEALTKLLADSYAVYLKTHGYHWNVRGPSFFSFHNLLEQQYREMWAALDEIAERIRALGVLAPQSGAAYANLTAIKDGDPEKEAEEMLRELMKDHETVIATARSGIQVADAAGDEATADLMTQRLSAHEKFAWMLRSTLGGR; this is encoded by the coding sequence ATGAACGCCAAGATCGACACTGGCCTGGACAAGACGGAACGAGGCGAGGCGGCCGAGGCCCTGACCAAGCTGCTGGCCGACAGCTATGCGGTCTACCTCAAGACCCATGGCTATCATTGGAACGTGCGCGGCCCCTCTTTCTTCAGTTTCCACAATCTGTTGGAGCAGCAGTATCGCGAAATGTGGGCGGCTCTCGACGAGATCGCCGAACGCATCCGCGCGCTGGGCGTGCTCGCGCCGCAATCCGGCGCGGCTTACGCCAATCTGACCGCGATCAAGGACGGCGACCCGGAGAAGGAAGCCGAGGAGATGCTGCGCGAACTCATGAAGGATCATGAGACGGTCATCGCCACGGCGCGCTCAGGCATCCAAGTCGCTGACGCAGCCGGAGACGAGGCGACGGCTGACTTGATGACGCAACGCCTGTCGGCGCACGAGAAGTTCGCCTGGATGCTCCGCTCCACGTTGGGCGGCCGTTGA
- a CDS encoding response regulator encodes MAGVKPASPLCVEAPEAMRNEAMTARILIVEDEALVAMELRFVLEDLGHEVVGVASDARTAMNIVRETEVDLALVDIHLSDGPTGVELGRELGQEIGVTVLYMTANPGMVRDGVAGTIGVLSKPTDERAVQTAVDYALRRRKGEPVEYAPPELQLFG; translated from the coding sequence ATGGCTGGCGTGAAACCTGCATCACCGCTCTGCGTTGAAGCGCCCGAAGCGATGCGAAACGAGGCCATGACTGCGCGTATTCTGATTGTCGAGGATGAAGCCCTGGTGGCGATGGAGCTGCGCTTCGTGCTCGAAGACCTCGGGCATGAGGTGGTCGGCGTGGCCAGCGACGCCCGCACTGCAATGAACATCGTGCGCGAGACCGAGGTCGACCTGGCTCTGGTCGATATTCATTTGTCGGACGGGCCCACCGGCGTGGAACTAGGGCGCGAGTTGGGCCAGGAGATCGGCGTGACCGTTCTCTACATGACCGCCAATCCGGGCATGGTTCGCGACGGTGTGGCTGGAACCATCGGCGTCCTGTCCAAGCCGACGGACGAGCGCGCCGTCCAGACGGCCGTCGACTACGCCCTGCGCCGGCGCAAAGGCGAGCCGGTGGAGTATGCTCCGCCCGAGCTCCAACTGTTCGGCTGA